The Aeromonas encheleia genomic sequence TGGCCGGCGGCGTCAACCCGGTGGCCCAGCTGCACGACTACAAGCCCGTCTCCACCGAATCCCTGATCGAGCTGCAGCCGGACCTGGTGCTGGTGAGTGGCCGTGACTGGCAACAATATCAGAACATCGACAGCGTGCTGGCCCAGGTGCCGGCGCTGGCCGCCACCCCGGCGGGCAAGAACAGGGCCATCCACGCCATCGACGGTCATGCCCTGCAAGGGGGCCTCAGCCTGCGCTCCCTGCAGCAGGCCAACCAGATAGCCCAGTGGATCCGGCAGGGTTCATGATGCGTCTGCCGCTGCCCTGGCTGCTCGGCCTCACCTGCGGTGCCCTGGCGCTGCTGCTGGTCGGCTCGCTCGCGACCGGGCCCATGTCCCTGTCGTTAGCCGAGAGCCTGCAGGCCCTGTTTGCCGGTACAGAGAGCGGGATAGAGGCGCACAAACTGCTGATAGTGCAAGAGATCCGCCTGCCCCGCACCCTGCTGTGCATAGCGGTGGGGGGGATTCTCGGTCTCTGTGGCGCCGTGATGCAGGGGCTGTTTCGCAACCCCCTCGCCGATCCCGGCATCATAGGGGTCTCCGGCGGTGCGGCGCTGGGCGCCGCCCTGGCCATAGTGCTGCTGGCCCCCCTAGGTCAACAACTGCAAAGCCTGCTCGGTCTCGGTCTGCTGCCCCTGCTCGCCTTCCTCGGCGGCGCCCTGACCACCACGCTTGTCTATTTGCTGGGCACCCGCGAGGGAGGCACCTCGGTCACCGTCATGCTGCTGGCGGGGGTCGCCATCACGGCCCTGTCCGGTGCTGTGATCGGGCTGCTCACCTACCTGGCCGACGATCAGATGCTGCGCAACCTCAGCCTGTGGCAGATGGGCTCCCTGGCCGCCGGCAAGCCGGTGGATGTAACGCTGGCACTGGCGACCCTGGCCGCGCTGCTGCTGCTGTTCATGCGCGACGCCAATCCCCTCAATGCCCTGCTGCTGGGCGAGGGCGAGGCACGCCACCTGGGAGTGAACGTGCAATCCCTCAAGCGGCGGCTCATCCTGCTCACCGCCGCCGGGGTCGGCGTGGCGGTGGCGGTGGCGGGCATGATCGGCTTCGTCGGCCTGGTGGTTCCCCACCTGGTGCGGCTGCTGGCCGGCCCCAACCACGTCCGGCTGCTGCCGCTCTCGGCCCTGCTCGGCGCCGCCCTGCTGCTGGGGGCCGACATGCTGGCCCGCACCCTGCTGGCCCCCGCCGAGCTGCCGGTCGGCATCATCACCGCCCTGCTCGGCGCCCCCTTCTTCATCTGGCTCTTGGTCAAGAGTCGCCAGACGCTGTAACAGGAGATCTCCATCTTGCCCGGATCATCCCCAACGCCCCTGCTCGACTGCCAGGATGTCAGCCTGTGCCAGGGGGGGCGCCCCATCCTGGACAGGCTCAGCCTGTCGCTGCAGTCCGGTACCCTGACCACCCTGCTCGGCCCGAACGGGGCGGGCAAGAGCTCACTGCTCAAGTGCCTGACCGGCGAGCTGGAATATGACGGCGAGATCCACCTGTTTGGCCGCGTGCGGCAGGCCTGGGCCGGCACCGAGCTGGCCCACCGGCTCGGGGTGCTGCCCCAGAGCTCGTCCCTCAGCTTCCCGTTCCTGTGTGAGGAGGTGGTGGCCATGGGGCGACTGCCCCACGCCGAACCCGGCGCCCGTCGCGACGAGATAGTGCAGGCCGCCATGACCCATGCGGGGGTCGAACACCTGGCCGGTCGCCTCTATCCCGGCCTGTCGGGCGGGGAGCGCCAGCGGGTGCAGTTTGCCCGGGTGCTGGCCCAGATCTGGCAAGCGCCGGACGAGCCACAGGCCCCCCGCCTGCTGCTGCTCGACGAGCCCACCTCGGCACTCGATCTCAAGTACCAGCATCAGCTGCTCACCATGGCGCGCGCCCTCGCCGGCCGCAACACCGCCGTACTGGTGGTGCTGCACGATCTGAACCTGGCGGCCCGCTATGCCGATCGGCTGGTGATGCTGGAGCAAGGCCGGCTGATGGCGGACGGCGCCCCGACCGAGGTGCTCACCCCCGAGCTCATCGCCCGTCTCTATGGCTACCCGGCCCAGGTGCTGCACCACCCGGACACCGGCCTGCCCATGGTGGTGTGACCGCGAATGGCCAGCGAAATGCAGAAACAAACAGAGCGCCTTTGGGCGCTCTGTTTGTTTCTGCTGATGGGGCTGCTCTGGCGATCTGGTGACGACCCGGCTTGTCATTGCACGCCAGCACCGGAGTGCCGCTGCCTTGGTGCCTGATCAGGCGATCTGGTAGCGGCCCGGCTTGTGATTGAGTGTCAACACCAGGTTACAGATGATGGCCGCGACCACGGAGAGCCCCAGCAGCCAGGGGGAGACCACGAAGAAGGAGGCGATGACTATGGTGCAATCAAGCCCCATTTGCAGCTTGCCTGCCCGGATGCCGCACTTGTCCTGGATGAACAGCGCCAGGATGTTGAAGCCACCCAGGCTCGACTTGTGGCGGAACATGATGAGCAGTCCCATGCCGATCAGGGTACCCCCGATCAGCGCCGCGTAGGCGGGGTCAATCTTGCCGATCTGCAGCACGGCGTTGAGGTGATCCGTCATGAAGGAGACCGCCGCTACCGAGGCGAAGGTATTGAGGGTGAAGCGTGGCCCCATCCTGAGCCAGGCCAGGGCATAGAACGGCAGGTTCATGCCGAAGAACAGCAGGCCGAAGCTGAGGCCGGTGACCTGCTGCAGCAGCAGCGCCAGGCCGGCGGTGCCGCCGGTGAGCAGCCCGACCTGGTGAAACAGGAAGATGCCGAGTGAGACGAAGCCTGCCGCGGTCAGCAGGGCGAGCACATCCTCATAGAGCGGATGCACGGAGCGGGGGGTGTTATCCATAACCGGTGTCCAATAGCGAAGTGAAAAGAGTGTCTTCTGGCCCAGTCTGGCGGGCGCGAGCCCAGTGGTCGGGGCTTCGTTATGGCCACAGTGTCCATTTTGAGTGAGCCAGATCACAAGAGCGGGCTCGGACGCCCCAAAATGGTGCGCGTCAGCGCTGCGTTACAACCCTTGCACCAAAATCTCCCACTCCCCTGCCCGAGCCTGACTCCAGCCTGAAAAACCAGACACAAGCCGCTGCCCGGCGCCCTGAATCGTTCTAGAATGGATGCCTTGCAACTGCCTGCATCAAGGAGCAACAGCAGATGAGAGTCGCCGTATTCGGGATAGGTTATGTGGGGCTGGTTCAGGCCGCCGTGCTGGCCGAGATGGGTCACCGGGTGACCTGTGTGGATGTGGATGCGGCCAAGGTCGAGCGCCTCAAAGAGGGCATCATTCCCATCTTCGAGCCGGGCCTCGCCCCCATGGTGCAGGCCAACCATCAGGCCGGCCGCCTGCACTTCACCACGGATGTGGCCGAGGGGGTGGGCTTCGCCGAGCTTATCTTCATTGCGGTCGGCACCCCGCCGGATGAGGACGGCTCGGCCGATCTGCAGCACGTGCTGGCGGTGGCCGGCACCATAGGCCGCCTGATGCAGGGCAGCAAGGTGGTGGTCAACAAGAGCACAGTGCCGGTCGGCACCGCCAGCCGGGTACGCCAGCATATCGCCGGCATACTGCGCGAGCGCGCCGTCGACTTCCCGCTCGAGGTGGTCTCCAACCCGGAGTTCCTCAAGGAGGGGGCCGCGGTGGCTGACTGCCTGCGGCCGGATCGCATCATCATAGGCACCGACTCCGCCCATGCCCTCTCCCTGCTGGAGGAGCTCTACGCCCCCTTCAACCGCAATCGGGATCGCATCATCCACATGGACCTGCACAGCGCCGAGCTGACCAAGTACGCCGCCAACGCCATGCTGGCCACCAAGATCTCCTTCATGAACGAGATGGCCAATCTGGCGGAGAAGCTGGGGGCCGACATAGAGTCGGTGCGCAAGGGCATAGGCGCCGATCCGCGCATCGGCTACCACTTCATCTATCCCGGCTGCGGCTACGGCGGCTCCTGCTTCCCCAAGGACGTCAAGGCGCTGATCCACACCGCGGGCGAGATCGGCTGTGATGCGCCCCTGCTGCGCTCGGTGGAGCGGGTCAACGATCGGCAGAAACACAAGCTCATCGAGCGCCTGCAGCAGCACTTCGGCGCCGATCTGACGGGGCGCACCTTCGCCCTCTGGGGACTGGCCTTCAAGCCCAACACCGACGACATGAGGGAGGCGCCGAGCCGGGTGCTGATGGAGGCGATCTGGGCCGCCGGCGGCAAGGTACAGGCGTTCGATCCCCAGGCCATGACCGAGGCCCAGCACCTCTATGGCCTGCGCGACGATCTGACCCTGTGCGGCACTCAGGAGGCAGCGCTCAAGGGGGCGGACGCCCTGCTCATCTGCACCGAGTGGCAGCAGTTCCGCGCCCCGGACTTCGAGCTTGTTCAGCGTACCCTGAAGCAGGCCGTCATCATCGACGGCCGCAACCTCTATGATCCGGCCCGCCTGCGCCAGCGCGGCTTCACCTACTACGCCATCGGCCGTGGCGACAGCCTGGAGCAGACACGATGAAGTACCTGGTCACCGGCGCCGCCGGCTTCATCGGCTTTCATGTGGTGCAGCGGCTATGCGCCGACGGCCATCAGGTGGTCGGCATCGACAACCTCAACGACTACTACGAGGTCAGCCTGAAGGAGGCACGGCTGGCACTGCTGCTGCCACTGCCCGCTTTTCGCTTCGAGCGGTGCGATCTCGCCGATCGCCCCGTCATGGCGGCGCTCTTTGCCCGCGAGCGGTTCGATCGGGTGATCCACCTGGGGGCCCAGGCCGGGGTGCGCTACTCCCTCGACAATCCGTTCGCCTATGCCGACAGCAATCTGAACGGCATGCTCACCATCCTCGAGGGCTGCCGTCATCACGGGGTGCAGCACCTGGTCTACGCCTCCTCCAGCTCTGTCTACGGTCTCAACGAGCAGATGCCGTTCAAGACCTCGGACGGGGTGGATCATCCCGTCTCCCTCTATGCGGCGAGCAAGAAGGCCAACGAGCTGATGGCCCACTCCTACTCCCATCTCTACGGCTTGCCCACCACTGGCCTGCGCTTCTTCACCGTCTACGGCCCCTGGGGACGGCCCGACATGGCGCTGTTCAAGTTCGTGCGCGCCATCCTGAGCGATGAGCCCATCGACATCTACAACCAGGGTGCGCTTAGCCGGGACTTCACCCACATCGACGATATTGTGGAGGGGGTGATCCGGGTCGCGGACAGGCCTCCCCAGGGCGACCCGAGCTGGCAGGGGGCGGCTGACGCCAGCCCGGCCCCCTACCGCATCTTCAACATCGGCAATGGCAGCCCGGTGCGGCTCATCGACTTCGTGGAGGCCATAGAGGCGGCGCTCGGCAAGCGGGCCATCCGCAACCTGCTGCCCATGCAGCCCGGGGACGTGCTGGCGACCTGGGCCGACACCGAGGCATTGTTCGATGCCACCGGCTACAGACCCCGCGTGGCACTGCCGGAGGGGGTCGCCAGCTTCGTCGACTGGTACAAGGCCTACTATGGGGTCTGACCGCGAATCAACGGGCTGAAAATGAAGAGGGGCTGCCACTGGCAGCCCCTCTTGCTAGGTCCCGGCCTCAGGGATAGCTGAACGGTTCTAGCTTGGGGGTCAACCCCTGACATGCCGGCTTGATGGCGTCCGCGCCCGCCAGCAGCCAATCGGTGCGATGGCGATTGCCGAGGTTTTCCATCTTGTTGGGCTCGAAGCACAGCACCATCAGATCGGCGGCCCCCAGTATCCAGCGTCCGGGAGCGGCCGCCACCCAGGCCGCCGCCTCGCGGGCCTGCTCCCCATCCGGCATCTGATAGGAGTAGTGGCGCAGCGGCTGTTGGCTGAACAGCAGGTGCTGCTCCTTGAAGCCGGCCAGCAGCAGCTCGTCGCCCGCCGGCACCTTCTGGGCCGCCAGTGCCATCACCCCTTGCGGCGTGCGCATGTCGTTGAGCCGCACGCAGATCCAGGTGGAGTAGATCAGCCAACCCACCGCCAGCGAGCAGAGGATGGCGCTGAGCGGCGCCCGCCGCAGCAGGGCGTTGATCAGCAGCAGTGCCACCCCCAGCGCCAGCAGGGGGATCCAGGGGGCGGGCCCCAGTTCGCCCAGCTTGTCACTGAAGGCCAGTGCCAGCGCGCCCCCCAGCCCTACGATTCCCAGCAGCCAGCCGAGCCCGCCCAACAGGCGACCCGGCCAGACCCGCGTCAGCAGAGTGCCGATGAAGGGGGCGGTCAGCAGCGCCAGCGCCGGAGTGCCCGGCGTGACGTAGACACCACGCTTGCCTGGCGACAGGGAGAAGAACAGCACCACCAGCACCAGGTAGCCGAGCAGCAGTATGATGCGCTTGTCCTGCACCTGCACCGCCTTGCGCCACTCCAGCACCAGCCAGGGCAACAACAGGGAGAGCGGCAACCAGAACGGCGGGATCACCGAGGTGAGGTAGTACCAGAAGGGTTTGACGTGATGCCAGGCGTTCGCGTAGCGGGTCACCGTCTGGCGCAGCAGTATGTTGTCCCTGTAGGCCTGCAGTATGGGATCCCCGCTCTGGGCCACGGCGAGCAGCATGGGTACCAGCCACAGGCCGATGGCCAGCAGCATGAACAGCGGCCCCGCTAGTGCCTTCAGCCAGTCGGCGCGGGAGGCGGCGCGGATCTTCTCCCTGTGGGTCCAGATTGCCGGGAGCAGGATTAGCAGGGCCACCAGCCCCACCCCCTTGGTTATGATGCCGAGCCCGGCGGCAAACCAGCCGAGCCAGTACCAGCGCCAGCCGCCGTCACAGAGCAGGAAGCGGACGAAGCCGTAGACCCCGAGGGTGATGAAGAAGGTCACCAGCGCATCGATCTGGGCCGTCTTGGCCTGCAGGGTGAACTGGACGGTGAACAGCAGCAGCAGCCCGGCCATGAAGCCCGTCGCCGGGTTCCACAGGCGGCGGCCCATGTCCCACACCAGCAGTATGGTCAGCAGACCCGCCAGCAGGGAGGGCAGCAGAAACGCCACCTTGATGGAACCGGTCAGCAGATAGCCGATGGCGATGCCCCACATAAACATGGGGGGCTTGTCCGGGTAGATCTCGCCGCCACGCATGGGGAAGAGCCATTGGCCGCTCTCCACCATCTCCTTGGCGATCAGCGCGAAGCGCGGCTCGTCGGCGGGCCAGGGGTCCCGCAGGCCGAGGCCGGCCCCCAGCACGATCAGGGCGATCAGCAGCAGCCAGCCGAGGGAGCTCTGATTGAGCAGTGAGCGGTCATTTACCATGGCGGATCTCATTGTCGTTGACGAGCTTGTCCCGCTTCCAGCCCCGGTGCTGGATATCCAGATAGAGGCTGTAGAGGGCGGTGAAGGTGGGGAAGAGATTCTGCAACACGCCGACGGAGTCCTGCTTGGGCGAGAAGACGAAGTAGCTCAGGGTCATCAGACTGCCGAGCACGCTCATGTACCAGAACATCCGGGGGATGACGGGTCGGCCGGCACGTTTGGAGGCGACGAACTGCACCAGCCAGCGGCCGCCGAACATCAGCGCCCCCGTGTAGCCGATGATCTTCCAGCCGGTGACATGCAGACCGGTCCAGTCCAGCCAGTCCAATGGCATCGAGAGCAGGGCATCGATCATATGAGGCACTCCCACCAGGGATCTTCAATGCGGTTCAAGCCGGCCAGATGCAGTCCGGTGCCATTCACCAGCCAGTCCAACGGCATCGAGAGCAGGGCATCGATCATATCAGCCACCCTTGCACACGATGATTGATGACGGCCAGATGCGGCCCGGGCCCATTGCACCAGCCCAACGACATGAAGAACAAGGCAGCCATCACTCGAGGATCTCCCTTACCTCGACCACCTTGGAACGGCGTTGCAGCCACCAGACGCCGACCACGTCCACCAGCCCGACCCAGAGCCGGTTCCAGACCCCATACTTGGAGACGCCCGCCTGGCGCGGCCTGTGGTTGACCGGCCAGGGTGACATGCGGCCCCCCTGAGCCTGGATCAGGGCCGGAATGTAGCGGTGCATGTGGTTGAAGCCGGGCAGACGCAGATACCAGTCGAGTCGCACCACCTTGAGACCGCAGCCGGTATCCGGGATGCCGTCACGCAGCAGTAGATCGCGAAAACCGTTGGCCAGCCTGGAGGAGAGCCGCTTGACCCAATCATCACGGCGATTGACCCGGTGGCCAATGAGCCCCACCTGGTTCTTGTCTGCCGCGAAACGGCGCTTGGCCTCCTCCAGCATGGCGGGAATGTCGGCCGGATCGTTCTGGCCGTCCCCGTCGAGCACCACCAGCCAGTCTCCGCGGCCATGGCGCACGCCACTGAGCACCGCCATGCTCTGGCCGACGGCCTTGCCATGGCGAACCACCCGCAACCGGGGGAAGCGCGCCTTCAGCTCGCACAGGACGGCATAGCTGTCGTCCTCGCTGCCATCATCCACGTAGATCAGTTCGTAGTCGTATTTCCCTGCCAGGGCGGCATCAATCTCACCGATGAGGGGAGCCAGATTGTCCCGCTCATCCTTGGCGGGCACCACTACAGATACATCGATTGAATCAACCATATGAACTTCCCGACTATGACGAAGGATGCAACCCATGCTGTTGCCTGCGCCGTGCAAATTGTCTCAACAGCTTAGTTAACATCATGTAAACACAAGATATTAGAGGGTAATGATGGCAGTTTATTACCCCGGAACTGATAAATCCATCAACTCGAATAAAGCAACATGATTTCCACCATCGGGCCGGCCTAGCTGCCCGTCATGGCACAACCCGAGCAGGTATTTTCTTCTTAGCTAAAAGTTCCATACCGTTTTCATCTCTGATGACTGAGCACATAACCACATGTTCCATCCCCTGGCTGGCGGCCACCCCATATAGGACCTATATCTTCCGGATGCCAATACGAGGTATCCATCATGCAGAGACTCTGCACTTGGGGTTGGGGACTCCTGATGCTGCTGACCACGACAGCACCCCATGCCGAGTCGTTTCGCCAGGCCCCCAAGGCCATGGGCGCCTTGCGCCAGGGCGCCGCCATGGAGCGCAGCAACCCGCGGCAGGCCATCGCCCATTACTGCACCGCAGCCAGCCTCGGCAACCCGGAAGCCTACTTTCGCATCGGCCGCCTGCTGGCCCGCGGACCACAGGACATCCGCAACACCCGCCACGCCAATGCCTACCTCGCCATGGCCATGCGTCTCGGCAACCAGCAGGCCGCCCGCTATTACAACGAGCGGGTGGGTAATGCGCCGCTTGGCACCTGCGGCGTCGGGGGCGGCGGCGGGGGTGCCCCCTGGATACGCCCCTCGACCCCCTTCGATCAGGATAGCTACCTGGCCAGGCAGTCCATCACCAAACAGCGGCTGGCAGTTCTCATCCGTCAGGCGGCTCACCGCCACAAGGTCAATCCCCAGCTGGCACTGGCCATCGCCATCGCCGAATCGAATCTGAACAGCCTCGCCGTCTCACCCAAACGGGCGCAGGGCGTCATGCAACTCATCCCCGAGACCCAGCAACGCTTCGGCGTGACCCGGCCGTTCGATGCGGAACAAAACATCCGGGGCGCCATGATCTATCTGAAATGGCTGGAGAAACAGTTCGGCCCTGACTGGGTCAGGATCAGCGCCGCCTACAACGCCGGTGAACAGGCCGTGGTCCGCTACGGTGGCGTCCCCCCTTATCAGGAGACCCAGGAGTATGTGCAGCGGGTGCTCTATTACTCCGGACACAAGCAACCCAAGGAGGCTCGGCCGCCACGCTGATAACGCTCGTCGGAGCGGGGCCGGCCCCATCCGGAGAGAGACTCCACAGTCCAGACCGAATCCTATCGACCCAGGCTTAAGGAAAAATTAAGCCGGCGCTCCGGACCCCTTTCCCAGCGAGCTACCCGCCACAGTGGCACTCCCCCTCCCCCTGCCCCGGGCTCTCCCGCCCGGGAGGGGCAGCCGGCTGTCCGCTTTGCCGCCCCCTTCCCATTGGTTTACAATTGACAGGTTTTTTGGAACCGGGTTGGCCTGCGCCGACCAGGCCCCACCACGACATCAGTCTGTTAATGCCAAGACATTAAGCTGCTGAAAAGGAAGAGAATTAGCCAATGGCTCAATTTATTTACACCATGAACAGGGTCGGCAAGGTCGTGCCGCCCAAGCGTCATATTCTCAAGAACATCTCCCTCTCCTTCTTCCCGGGCGCCAAGATTGGCGTATTGGGCCTGAATGGGTCTGGAAAATCAACACTGCTGCGCATCATGGCGGGGATCGACACCGAGATCGAGGGGGAAGCCCGTCCGCAACCCGGCATCAAGATCGGCTACCTGCCCCAGGAGCCCAAGCTGGATCCGGAGCAGACCGTCCGCGAAGCGGTCGAAGAGGCGGTCGGCGACGTCAAACGCGCCATGGCTCGCCTGGACGAGGTCTATGCGGCCTACGCCGACCCGGATGCCGACTTCGACAAGCTGGCCCGTGAACAGGGCGAGCTGGAGGCCATCATCGCCGCCCAGGGCGGTCACAACATGGAAAACCAGCTGGAGCGTGCGGCCGATGCCCTGCGCCTGCCGGCCTGGGACGCCAAGATCCAGCACCTCTCCGGTGGTGAGCGCCGCCGCGTGGCCCTGTGCCGCCTGCTGCTGGAGAAGCCGGACATGCTGCTGCTGGATGAGCCGACCAACCACCTGGATGCGGAATCCGTAGCCTGGCTGGAGCGCTTCCTGCACGACTACGAGGGCACTGTGGTGGCCATCACCCACGACCGCTACTTCCTCGACAACGTGGCGGGCTGGATCCTGGAGCTGGACCGCGGCGAGGGCATCCCCTGGGAAGGCAACTACTCCTCCTGGCTGGAGCAGAAAGATGCGCGTCTGGCGCAGGAAGCCAGCTCAGAGGCGGCTCGTCGCAAGTCCATCGAGAAAGAGCTGGAGTGGGTGCGTCAGAACCCGAAGGGTCGTCAGGCCAAATCCAAGGCCCGTATGGCTCGCTTCGAGGAGCTCAATACCAACGACTACCAGAAGCGCAACGAGACCAACGAGCTGTTCATTCCGCCAGGACCCCGCCTCGGCGACAAGGTGGTGGACGTGGCGAACCTGTGCAAGTCCTACGGTGATCGGCAGCTGATCGACGATCTCTCCTTCTCCATTCCGAAGGGAGCCATCGTCGGCATCATAGGACCGAACGGGGCCGGTAAGTCCACCCTGTTCCGCATGATGTCGGGTCAGGAGCAGCCGGACTCCGGCGCCATCACCCTGGGCGATACCGTGGTGCTGGCCTCGGTGGATCAGTTCCGCGACAGCATGGACGACAAGAAGACGGTGTTCCAAGAAGTGGCCGACGGTCAGGATATCCTGCGCATCGGCAGCTACGAGTTCCCGAGCCGCGCCTATATCGGCCGCTTCAACTTCAAGGGCGCCGATCAACAGAAGCGGGTCGGCGAGCTGTCCGGTGGCGAGCGTGGCCGTCTGCACCTGGCCAAGCTGCTGCAGACCGGCGGCAACGTGCTGCTGCTGGATGAACCGACCAACGATCTGGACATCGAGACCCTGCGCGCCCTGGAGAACGCCCTGCTGGAGTTCCCGGGCTGTGCCATGGTCATCTCCCACGATCGCTGGTTCCTCGACCGTATCGCCACCCACATCCTGGACTACCAGGACGAGGGCAAGATCGCCTTCTTCGAAGGCAACTTCACCGAATACGAAGAGTGGAAGAAGAAGACCTATGGTGCCGACGCGGTGCAACCACACCGAGCCAAGTACAAACGCATCACCAAGTAAGTGAGCCTTGTGATGGAGCGAGGTGGCCCAACCGCACCGCTCCAGCTATACAAGTGCATCAGAACGCGTGACAAGGGGAGCCCAGGCTCCCCTTTTTGCTGCCTTTTGCTTACAATCTCCCCGCGTCCCCCTACCGATGCCAACCGATGACCCAGACCAGCCCTACCGCGAAGAGACTCACCATCCAGATCCGGATCGAACCCGGCTGCCTCGGGCCGGATGGCAAGGTACACATAGATACCTTCTGCACCGCCGCCGGCCGGGTCTTCGCCGCCCTCGAGCCCGAGCGGCTGAGCTGGGTGCTGCTGCCGCGCCATGACAAGCAGTTGCCCGAGCAGGAGTTCCTCTTCGAGGGGCGCAAGCTGAGCGAGGCGCAGGCCAGCCTGCTGCTGCAGCGCATGGGCCTGACCCTGGCCACTCTGCAGGAGCGCAGCGATGCCGTGCTGGCCCAGCTGGTCGAGCGCTACTTCAAGACGCTCTGAACCTTCCCCCGATGGCAAACGGCCTCTATCGAGTTCCATTTTTGTTGTTCAAATAGCAAACGTTTGAATTTTTGCTCTATTCATTGATCCGTCTCGCAGATCCGGGGTTTGTAAACGGCGCCGCCTGTGTGAAAATGTGCGCGCTGTCACGGTATCAGGACGAGTCTGGTCACTCAGTCGCCAGAAACAGGGCCATTTACCCCGCATGGATGGGATTGGCCGTTCGCCTGCTGCTTATTTCACGTCACCCATTGGAATCCAACATGAATCAACAACACCAAGCTGCCAGCCAGGCCGCCGGGCAAGGATTGCTTGAGCGCCTGTTTGCCCTGCGAGGCCATGGCACCACGGCCCGCACCGAGGTCATCGCCGGCATCACCACCTTCCTGACCATGGTCTACATCGTATTCGTCAACCCGCAGATCCTCTCCAACGCGGGCATGGATACCCAGGCGGTGTTCGTCACCACCTGCCTCATCGCCGGCATCGGCAGCATTCTGATGGGCCTGTTGGCCAACCTGCCCATCGCCCTGGCTCCCGCCATGGGCCTCAACGCCTTCTTCGCCTTCGTGGTGGTGGCTGGCATGGGCTACTCCTGGCAGGTCGGTATGGGCACCATCTTCTGGGGGGCGCTGGGTCTGCTGATCCTCACCCTGCTGCGGGTGCGCTACTGGCTGATCGCCAACATTCCGCTCACCCTGCGGGTCGGCATCACCGCCGGTATCGGCCTGCTCATCGCCCTGCTCGGTCTGCACAACGCCGGCATAGTGGTGGCGAGCCCGGCCACCATGGTGACGGTGGGCAACCTCACCTCACTGCCCTGCCTGCTGGGCTTTCTCGGCTTCTTCCTGATCTGCATCTTCTCCGCCCGCGGCGTGCACTCCGCCGTGCTGATCGCCATCGTGGTCACCACCACCCTGGGCTGGCTGTTTGGCGACGTGACCTTCAAGGGCTTCGTCTCCATGCCGCCGAGCATAGCCCCGGTGTTTGGTCAGCTGGATCTGATGGGCTCGCTGGACATCAGTCTCGCGGGGATCATCTTCTCCTTCATGCTGGTCAACCTGTTCGACTCCTCCGGCACCCTGATCGGGGTCACCACCCGCGCCAAGCTGGCCGATGAGCAGGGCCGCTTCCCGCGCATGAAGCAGGCGCTGGTGGTCGACAGCATCAGCTCTGTGGGTGGTGCCTTCATGGGCACCTCCTCCGTCACCGCCTATATCGAGAGCAGCTCGGGCGTCGCCGTCGGTGGTCGCACCGGCCTGACCGCCATAGTCGTAGGCGTCTTGTTCCTGCTGGCGATCTTCTTCTCCCCCATCGCCGCCATGGTGCCGGCCTATGCCGCGGCTGGCGCCCTCATCTACGTGGGCGTGCTGATGTGCTCCGAGCTGACCAAGGTGAAGTGGGAAGACCTGACCGAGGCGGTGCCGGCCTTCATGACCGCGGTCATGATGCCGTTCAGCTTCTCCATCACCGAGGGGATCGCCGTGGGCTTCATCTCCTACTGCGTGATGAAGGCGGGCACCGGTCGCTGGCGCGAGATCAACCCCTGCGTGCTGGTGGTCGCCTTGCTGTTCGTGC encodes the following:
- a CDS encoding NCS2 family permease yields the protein MNQQHQAASQAAGQGLLERLFALRGHGTTARTEVIAGITTFLTMVYIVFVNPQILSNAGMDTQAVFVTTCLIAGIGSILMGLLANLPIALAPAMGLNAFFAFVVVAGMGYSWQVGMGTIFWGALGLLILTLLRVRYWLIANIPLTLRVGITAGIGLLIALLGLHNAGIVVASPATMVTVGNLTSLPCLLGFLGFFLICIFSARGVHSAVLIAIVVTTTLGWLFGDVTFKGFVSMPPSIAPVFGQLDLMGSLDISLAGIIFSFMLVNLFDSSGTLIGVTTRAKLADEQGRFPRMKQALVVDSISSVGGAFMGTSSVTAYIESSSGVAVGGRTGLTAIVVGVLFLLAIFFSPIAAMVPAYAAAGALIYVGVLMCSELTKVKWEDLTEAVPAFMTAVMMPFSFSITEGIAVGFISYCVMKAGTGRWREINPCVLVVALLFVLKFVWIDAH